One genomic window of Coregonus clupeaformis isolate EN_2021a chromosome 12, ASM2061545v1, whole genome shotgun sequence includes the following:
- the LOC121577610 gene encoding peptidyl-prolyl cis-trans isomerase FKBP11 — MKAKTGVILVLFAAFVNVAAQDAEAGQNVVEELFVETLVKPETCSIMSETGDTLEIHYTGKLLADGKVIDSSLSRDPLVVVLGKRTVIPGLEQSLVGVCEGQKIKTTIPPHLAYGKRGYPPTIPADAALEFEVEVMSLIQATPWQKIVNDVFPLVCLGLVPTLLGMVGLYLYNKANAQRPGKKKAKDKKSKKK; from the exons ATGAAAGCCAAGACTGGGGTCATCCTAGTCTTGTTCGCTGCTTTCGTTAATGTTGCAGCACAGGATGCTGAAGCCGGGCAAAATGTTGTGGAAGAGTTATTTGTGGAAACCTTG GTGAAACCCGAAACTTGCTCTATAATGTCAGAAACGGGAGACACGCTAGAAATCCACTATACG GGTAAATTGCTGGCGGATGGCAAGGTGATTGACTCATCCCTGTCCCGGGACCCCCTTGTTGTTGTGCTGGGAAAGAGGACCGTTATCCCTG GTCTGGAACAGAGCTTGGTAGGAGTTTGTGAAGG ACAAAAAATCAAGACCACTATTCCACCACACCTTGCCTATGGAAAGAGAGGATACCCTCCCACCATCCCAG CTGATGCTGCTCTAGAGTTTGAGGTGGAGGTGATGTCACTGATCCAGGCAACCCCATGGCAGAAGATTGTGAATGATGTCTTTCCCCTAGTGTGTCTGGGCCTGGTTCCCACTCTGCTGGGCATGGTGGGCCTCTACCTCTATAACAAGGCCAACGCCCAGCGGCCAGGCAAGAAGAAGGCCAAGGACAAGAAGAGCAAGAAGAAATAA
- the LOC121577609 gene encoding dynein regulatory complex subunit 2, which yields MPKKGAKKGGGGKQAGMTEEERLLYMQQRAQAEDEMAKRKEDMLTQFLKDKLQKEERNSAVNLHKLTQQWRAVLRQTRAAELRSDIAVLSQTFERVLDRKDSVIKCLVCDLSEAEQQSAQALRSHLQCVDCLLALQKGRLASLEQQWNSSLEGLSYEFNSEREQILSQHQQECAYLEDVTFAMEQFYMEVDVEARQDYQSTRDDIKNRNIEEKHALRIQLEGTVEGLWRQFQQALRSYNEATEDRHVAFESLRTRDQRSAQEIDTQMRRLQKMQDSISALRSRLNSSQRESEGAARGLRVAREEVTLQARQLKAQLSCARAAERNQLTNLTVRSNAAAKKLQGIITKGERLLRLAEMCRKLETEHEKVLPFYTSSLTAEEESQERANAMEPPSEELAQAMLDYSVLERFWQRYNKVLLERLCLEQERGALTRENQQLRVLLRQYLDGISVSDEILRHRNPLLMVSRPTLAVQPTADAQRKRHTVIEAAHIVQRTL from the exons ATGCCAAAGAAGGGTGcaaaaaaggggggaggggggaagcAGGCAGGGATGACGGAGGAAGAGAGACTCCTGTACATGCAGCAGAGGGCCCAGGCAGAGGACGAGATGGCCAAAAGGAAGGAGGACATGCTAACTCAATTCCTCAAG GATAAGCTGCAGAAGGAGGAGCGCAACAGTGCAGTGAACCTGCACAAGTTGACGCAGCAGTGGCGAGCAGTTCTCCGCCAGACACGGGCAGCTGAACTGCGCAGTGACATTGCTGTGCTCAGCCAGACCTTTGAGAGGGTGCTGGACCGGAAGGACAGTGTCATCAAG tgtttggtgtgTGACCTGAGTGAGGCGGAGCAGCAGTCAGCCCAGGCCCTGCGCTCTCACCTGCAGTGTGTGGACTGTCTGCTGGCCTTGCAGAAGGGTAGGCTGGCATCCCTGGAGCAACAGTGGAACAGCAGCCTGGAGGGACTGAGCTACGAGTTCAATTCTGAGAG gGAGCAGATCCTGTCCCAGCACCAGCAGGAGTGTGCTTACCTGGAGGATGTGACCTTTGCCATGGAGCAGTTCTACATGGAGGTGGACGTGGAGGCCCGCCAGGACTACCAGAGCACCAGAGACGACATCAAGAACAGG AACATAGAGGAGAAGCATGCATTGAGGATCCAGTTAGAGGGGACGGTGGAGGGCCTGTGGCGTCAGTTCCAACAGGCCCTACGCAGCTACAACGAGGCCACAGAGGACCGTCATGTAGCCTTTGAGTCGTTGAGGACCCGCGACCAGCGCAGCGCCCAGGAGATTGACACGCAGATGAGGAGGCTGCAGAAGATGCAG GACTCCATCTCTGCTCTGCGCTCCAGGCTGAACTCCAGccagagggagagtgagggggcAGCACGGGGCCTGAGGGTGGCGAGGGAGGAGGTGACCCTGCAGGCTCGCCAGCTCAAGGCCCAGCTGAGCTGTGCCCGCGCAGCCGAGAGGAACCAGCTCACCAACCTCACCGTGCGCAGCAACGCCGCCGCCAAGAAATTACAGGGCATCATCACTAAG GGGGAGAGGCTGCTGCGTCTGGCTGAGATGTGTCGTAAACTGGAGACAGAACATGAGAAAGTCCTGCCCTTCTACACCTCCTCTCTCACTGCTGAGGAAGAGAGCCAGGAGAGAGCTAATGCTATGGAGCCTCCAtctgaggagctggcacag GCCATGCTGGACTATTCGGTTCTGGAGAGGTTCTGGCAGCGTTATAACAAGGTTCTGCTGGAGCGGCTGTGTCTGGAACAGGAGAGAGGAGCTCTGACCCGGGAGAACCAGCAACTGCGGGTCTTACTGCGCCAGTACCTGGACGGCATCTCCGTTAGCGACGAAATCCTCCGCCATCGCAACCCCCTGCTGATGGTGTCACGGCCCACCCTCGCCGTTCAACCCACTGCTGACGCCCAACGCAAGCGCCACACTGTCATTGAGGCAGCACACATTGTGCAGCGCACACTGTAG